In the genome of Drosophila pseudoobscura strain MV-25-SWS-2005 chromosome 3, UCI_Dpse_MV25, whole genome shotgun sequence, one region contains:
- the Eaf gene encoding ell-associated factor Eaf encodes MMMTKQKNTLAERLNIGDEVRELKLGSTFNPKNTSTAFHTIKYDFKPASVDTSRMATVDVGSNNQVTVIVPNSESSGVPHTVYKGNQREYAKECLMIYDKETGAITIEKLNHNIQVKKTRTEVTNKPVQLPAQSVPMNMGHQGQVLGTNGSVPPPMAQLAQGPLSGPGGKLENSTMRVSSKTKVSTGSRRNNIIDFKPRNSPMQQSSPSRPVVTHRSPQSAPAWDANNAQQTLPSIPMITDDDDFGLRAALHNGGQANISGSSTGSSSGQPDLYGSSSSSHMGKQRQAHGKRQQIHQRSSPPVQQQPHYQQQQQPNYGRAYNGASNYAQPHPQQQRHSPHQQPHQQQHQRHSPQQQQQRHSPQQLQQQRPTSYGHSNNMPMDLDSSREHDLASQSVAQAAAVLEQQIGGALSASSSSSESDSSDSDSGSDSDDSTEDDRSMKEQQEQQQQQQLQHQQLQLQHQQIQQPAPHHQRHQQQQSQQHMNQLPNLGLGSISPSYNNHHNHQQPQPQPQPQQQQMSGVYASNGFPNDLLQNDLQLSSNSSDDDD; translated from the exons atgatgatgaccaaacaaaagaacacGCTGGCCGAACGCCTCAACATCGGGGACGAGGTGCGCGAGCTGAAGCTGGGCTCCACCTTCAATCCGAAGAACACCTCCACCGCATTTCACACAATCAAAT ATGACTTCAAGCCAGCTAGTGTGGATACGAGCCGTATGGCAACAGTGGATGTTGGCTCAAATAATCAAGTTACTGTTATCGTGCCAAATTCAG AAAGTTCCGGTGTGCCTCATACAGTTTATAAGGGTAATCAGAGAGAGTATGCGAAGGAATGCTTGATGATCTACGACAAGGAGACGGGTGCTATCACGATTGAGAAACTAAATCATAACATACAAGTGAAGAAGACAAG AACCGAAGTTACCAACAAACCAGTACAGCTGCCGGCACAGAGTGTGCCCATGAACATGGGCCACCAAGGACAGGTCCTAGGCACGAACGGATCCGTGCCCCCACCCATGGCCCAATTGGCACAAGGGCCTTTGTCCGGGCCCGGAGGCAAACTGGAGAACAGCACCATGCGAGTTTCATCGAAGACAAAGGTCTCAACGGGCAGTCGTCGGAATAATATAA TTGACTTCAAGCCGCGCAATTCGCCCATGCAGCAGAGCTCCCCTTCGCGACCAGTGGTCACCCATCGGAGTCCGCAGTCCGCGCCAGC TTGGGATGCAAACAATGCCCAACAAACGTTGCCCAGCATTCCCATGATAACGGACGATGACGACTTTGgattgagggccgctttgcaCAATGGCGGTCAGGCGAATATCTCCGGTTCCTCGACAGGCTCGTCGTCAGGCCAGCCCGACCTATATGGATCCTCGTCTTCGTCGCACATGGGGAAACAGCGGCAGGCTCATGGCAAGCGTCAGCAGATTCATCAACGTTCCAGTCCACCcgtgcaacaacagccacactaccaacagcaacagcagccgaaCTACGGGCGGGCCTATAATGGCGCCAGTAACTACGCACAACCACATCCCCAGCAACAACGGCACTCTCCGCACCAACagccgcatcagcagcagcatcagcggcactccccacagcagcagcaacagcggcactCTCCACAgcagttgcaacagcaacgcCCCACGTCTTACGGGCATAGCAATAATATGCCCATGGACTTGGACTCATCCAGAGAACATGATCTGGCCTCACAGTCTGTTGCGCAAGCGGCTGCCGTTCTCGAACAG CAAATTGGCGGTGCTCTAAGTGCCTCTAGCTCCAGTTCCGAGTCGGATTCCAGCGACAGTGATAGCGGGAGCGACTCCGATGACAGCACCGAGGATGATCGTTCTATGAAAgagcagcaagagcaacagcagcagcagcagctgcagcatcaacaactgcagctgcagcatcagcagatcCAACAGCCAGCCCCACACCATCAACgccatcaacagcaacagtccCAACAGCACATGAATCAGCTGCCCAACCTGGGCTTGGGTTCCATATCACCATCCTACAACAACCATCATAACcatcagcagccgcagccgcagccgcaaccgcagcagcaacaaatgtcCGGCGTGTATGCGTCCAATGGCTTTCCAAATGACTTGCTGCAAAACGATCTGCAGTTGTCCTCCAATTCGTCCGACGATGACGATTAG
- the LOC26532518 gene encoding uncharacterized protein, whose protein sequence is MHDASSIVKDQRCLSMRHFLMFAALFYGLELQCVAFSFSNLHSLFDKLIEKGTQVLQSITNTTSGTKSEIVVMDILIQLCQKELANRKIEAGQNTNSNNNNNINNIENIIQSPTVQQPPITIIIRNGNTDSRLKPLPPHKRRGKMHILRRKYRWQREYRIVIENENSSEPRRRANYQSKRLLGRTENDNDKVHETVDSSVEDCVRTKLDELENN, encoded by the exons ATGCATGATGCTTCGAGCATAGTTAAAGATCAAAGGTGTCTAAGTATGCGGCATTTTCTGATGTTCGCTG CCCTATTTTATGGGTTGGAACTGCAGTGTGTGGCCTTTTCTTTCTCTAATCTGCACTCCCTGTTCGacaaattgattgaaaaagGAACCCAGGTACTTCAATCGATTACCAACACCACGTCAGGGACGAAGAGCGAAATCGTAGTGATGGATATTTTAATTCAGCTGTGCCAAAAAGAACTGGCGAATAGAAAAATAGAAGCTGGTCAGAACACAAACagtaacaataacaacaacataaACAACATAGAGAACATTATTCAAAGCCCAACAGTCCAACAGCCGCCCATTACCATTATCATAAGGAACGGTAATACCGATTCTCGGCTTAAGCCGCTGCCCCCCCACAAGAGAAGAGGGAAAATGCATATTTTAAGGAGAAAATATAGATGGCAGAGAGAATACCGGATTGTTATCGAGAACGAGAACTCTTCCGAGCCACGACGTCGGGCTAATTACCAAAGCAAGCGTCTATTGGGACGCACGGAGAATGATAACGACAAGGTTCATGAAACTGTAGATTCCAGTGTAGAGGACTGTGTACGTACCAAGCTCGACGAACTGGAAAACAACTGA
- the LOC6898112 gene encoding helicase domino-like, whose amino-acid sequence MSFNINFNCGPPPVGQNVYKIGELEGEKNIITKESILECINSLPKCENLTLQQKPEVGCQQTAEIADDSFDCSNLTAAQLEQLALLTAAANPGQSSVSLMVMIPVESLLDIVQVLSGTAAQIVSMSSTVLKGNSSKGTTSEVPIWVDAGVGVPPSVGKIDMEMYQSPADKPSVVVQTQSKSTHNPSFRILEHVIIPSQQPGSIGSLCKQEQQQKATTAGGSAQCYWRVVAVGLRFSSFLFCRCCVDAVGLRFSSFRSFHCRCFVAC is encoded by the exons atgtcgttcaatattaattttaattgtggtCCCCCCCCGGTCGgccaaaatgtatataaaattggAGAATTGGAAGGGGAGAAGAACATTATTACAAAAGAATCTATACTGGAATGTATAAATTCTCTGCCGAAGTGCGAAAATTTGACTCTGCAGCAAAAGCCAGAAGTCGGTTGCCAGCAGACGGCCGAGATTGCTGATGATAGCTTTGATTGCTCCAATCTGACAGCAGCACAGTTGGAGCAGTTGGCCCTACTGACGGCCGCAGCCAACCCTGGGCAATCCAGCGTCAGTTTGATGGTGATGATTCCCGTCGAAAGTTTGTTGGACATTGTTCAGGTACTGTCTGGCACCGCGGCCCAGATAGTATCCATGTCGTCAACCGTATTAAAGGGGAATTCCAGCAAGGGAACAACTTCCGAGGTGCCAATCTGGGTGGATGCAGGAGTGGGCGTGCCGCCCAGTGTCGGCAAGATAGATATGGAGATGTACCAATCGCCCGCAGACAAACCGAGTGTGGTGGTGCAGACACAATCA AAATCGACCCATAATCCGAGTTTTCGCATCCTGGAACATGTCATAATTCCATCCCAGCAGCCGGGCAGCATTGGCAGCCTCTGCaaacaagagcaacagcagaaggcgACTACCGCTGGAGGCAGTGCCCAGTGCTACTGGCGCgtcgttgctgttggcttgcgGTTCTCGTCGTttctcttctgccgctgctgcgtcgatgctgtCGGCTTGCGGTTCTCGTCGTTTCGTTCTTTTCATTGccgttgttttgttgcttgcTGA
- the LOC117183729 gene encoding helicase domino-like codes for MSFNINFNCGPPPVGQNVYKIGELEGEKNIITKESILECINSLPKCENLTLQQKPEVGCQQTANADDSFDCSNLTAAQLEQLALLTAAANPGQSSVSLMVMIPVESLLDIVQVLSGTAAQIVSMSSTVLKGNSSKGTTSEVPIWVDAGVGVPPSVGKIDMEMYQSPADKPSVVVQTQSKSTHNPSFRILEHVIIPSQQPGSIGSLCKQEQQQKATTAGGSAQCYWRVVAVGLRFSSFLFCRCCVDAVGLRFSSFRYFHCRCFVAC; via the exons atgtcgttcaatattaattttaattgtggtCCCCCCCCGGTCGgccaaaatgtatataaaattggAGAATTGGAAGGGGAGAAGAACATTATTACAAAAGAATCTATACTGGAATGTATAAATTCTCTGCCGAAGTGCGAAAATTTGACTCTGCAGCAAAAGCCAGAAGTCGGTTGCCAGCAGACGGCCAATGCTGATGATAGCTTTGATTGCTCCAATCTGACAGCAGCACAGTTGGAGCAGTTGGCCCTACTGACGGCCGCAGCCAACCCTGGGCAATCCAGCGTCAGTTTGATGGTGATGATTCCCGTCGAAAGTTTGTTGGACATTGTTCAGGTACTGTCTGGCACCGCGGCCCAGATAGTATCCATGTCGTCAACCGTATTAAAGGGGAATTCCAGCAAGGGAACAACTTCCGAGGTGCCAATCTGGGTGGATGCAGGAGTGGGCGTGCCGCCCAGTGTCGGCAAGATAGATATGGAGATGTATCAATCGCCCGCAGACAAACCGAGTGTGGTGGTGCAGACACAATCA AAATCGACCCATAATCCGAGTTTTCGCATCCTGGAACATGTCATAATTCCATCCCAGCAGCCGGGCAGCATTGGCAGCCTCTGCaaacaagagcaacagcagaaggcgACTACCGCTGGAGGCAGTGCCCAGTGCTACTGGCGCgtcgttgctgttggcttgcgGTTCTCGTCGTttctcttctgccgctgctgcgtcgatgctgtCGGCTTGCGGTTCTCGTCGTTTCGTTATTTTCATTGccgttgttttgttgcttgcTGA